The proteins below are encoded in one region of Polypterus senegalus isolate Bchr_013 chromosome 2, ASM1683550v1, whole genome shotgun sequence:
- the LOC120524579 gene encoding olfactory receptor 4Q2-like: MTYTVVSNTSLLFLEGFSFRADIVVPLFLFFLTIYFSIVIGNTAVMRVIIVNRNLHEPMYILLCNMSVCDLIGSTALLPRLMADLFEEVKTISFEPCVIQAFCIHFYGTASQLILTVMAYDRYIAICDPLRYTSILTGTALIKLCSFAWGGAFILITILIGLTARLPRCGTKIFLIFCNNPSLFSLSCVDTTLNNIYGLFITYLLSSLSFATIVWTYCKILYTCLIKSDNRTKRKAIHTCATHLTVYIFYEVIVLFSIISQRYPSANADIRSAIGILIMIIPPLLNPIIYGINTKEIRRNIFRIAHIKY, translated from the coding sequence ATGACTTACACTGTTGTCAGCAATACTTCTCTTTTATTCTTGGAAGGTTTCAGTTTTCGTGCTGATATTGTTGttcctctgtttcttttctttctgactATATATTTTAGTATTGTTATTGGGAATACCGCAGTAATGCGCGTGATTATTGTCAATCGAAATCTGCACGAGCCAATGTATATATTATTGTGTAACATGTCTGTTTGTGATTTAATTGGAAGCACAGCATTGCTGCCTAGACTGATGGCGGATTTATTCGAGGAAGTGAAGACAATTTCCTTCGAGCCCTGCGTTATCCAAGCGTTTTGCATCCATTTCTATGGTACAGCTTCTCAGTTAATATTGACCGTGATGGCCTACGACAGGTACATTGCTATCTGTGACCCACTGCGGTACACCTCGATCCTGACTGGGACAGCTCTAATCAAACTGTGCAGCTTTGCCTGGGGAGGTGCGTTCATTCTAATTACCATTCTGATCGGACTAACTGCTAGGCTTCCGAGATGCGGCACAAAGATATTCTTAATATTTTGTAACAACCCTTCACTGTTTTCACTGTCTTGTGTAGACACAACTTTAAATAATATCTACGGGTTGTTTATAACTTACCTTCTTAGTAGCCTCTCGTTTGCTACCATCGTTTGGACGTACTGTAAAATTCTCTATACATGTTTGATTAAAAGTGACAACCGCACCAAGCGAAAAGCCATTCACACCTGTGCCACACATTTaacagtttatattttttacGAAGTAATCGTATTATTTAGTATAATTTCACAACGATATCCGTCTGCAAATGCCGATATCCGGAGCGCAATAGgaatattaataatgataataccaCCGCTActaaatccaattatttatggaATTAATACGAAAGAAATCCGAAGAAATATTTTTCGTATTGCCCACATAAAATATTAG